The genomic segment TGTGGGGAAGCGATCCGAGATGCGTGCTGACCAACGTCCGACAGACCCTCAAGGCCCGGTTGGGGAATGACCTCGATTGGGCCAGCCTGGTAGCCTACGCCAGCTTTCCCCAGGACCTGGATGAGCAGATGGAGGGCATCCGGGCCGCTCGCGCCGACAACGCAGTCAAGGCAGCTCTCGAGCACGCAGAAAGAGCGCTTGAGGAGGATTCCAGTAACCGCCTCGACAACCAGAAGGAACCCGACACAGGGAAAGGAGCCCAAGAAGACTCACCTCTGGCGCGGTCACGATCCAGGCTGAGGAAAGCCAAAGGACGCCTGGAGAAGGTGGCCCGCGATGCGGAGTCGTGGGGGCTGCTGGCAAGTTCCCACAAGCAGGAAGCGCAGATCGTTTACCGTCAAGGCGATGGGCCTGCTTGCCTTGACCTTCTCAATACAGCGCTTCGAACCTACGAGAAAGCGTGGGAGATGGAGAGGACCAATCACTGGGTGGCAACGCAATACTTGTCGATGGCTTCAATCCTGAACCATCAAGAAAGGAACTTGGTGAGGATGTGGAGATTTGCCGCCATCTTGGCTGAATTCGAGATCGAACGCGACGATAGGAAGGCTCGGGCCTGGGCTCACGGCAGCTTGGCGGAACTCTGGATGATTGTTCCCTTGCTGCCCGATGCCGAAAACGAGCTCAGCCACGAGAGAGCCCGGAGTCGAGCCGAAGCTGTAAGGCACATTGAGAAGATGGTTGCGCTGATGGGGCTTGAGTCGTTTCATGTCTTCAGCACCCGCCGACAGTTCCGGCGCTACCTCGAATGGTTCATCCCCATGACCGGGTCCCGCCTGGACCCGCTGGGCGAAGTCGCAGAAGCGATCATGGAAAGGTTGACCCCTCCGCAGCCTCCGGCGGACCGATAGTTTAGCTTTAGCTTAGCGCAACAAGCTGTCAACCGAATATGTTCATCCAGCCTGGAGAACCCTGGTCAGGCACATGAGAATTCGCTAGTGCTGTCGGTCCTTGATTCTGAGCCAGCGCCCTCCCGTTTCTTGATCCCTGCAAGGGACAGAGTCGCCGGCTCCGGGGCAAGCGAGACGGCGGCGCCACCCTGGGTTCAATACAGCCAAGCCAAGGTCTGTACGCTGTAAGCGTGGAATAACGCAGCAGCGTAGCTCAAAACTTTACGTCTTGCATTAGTCGTTGTGAGTTTCTTGAAGAAAAACTCCTCGATCGAGCATGGCCCGCAACTGAGCAGAACAACATCTGACAAATCCTTGCCTCGTAACAACCTTCAGATGTAGACTGACTCCGCCGTTCGGTCTGGATGTAACGCTCCGACTGTGTATGTCAGTACGATCTCGCCGAGCGAGATGATAACCTAAATTTGATTTAACAGGGTGTGCATTCTCAGTGCAGACCCAGGGCCAGGAGGCGCAGAGAAAGTGCCTGGACGACGCCTGTTCATTGCAATGCCATTTGGCACTCGAGAAGGCACCCTGGACTTCACGCAACCCGAGAAACGCGTCGAAATTGATTTCAACAGTGTCTGGAACGGCGTATTGCGTCCCGCAATATCTGGGGAATTCGACGCTCGACGCGCTAAAGAATTCCGACAGCCTGGAATCGTTGACCTCTCCTACATCGAATGGCTCTATGATGC from the Acidobacteriota bacterium genome contains:
- a CDS encoding CHAT domain-containing protein, giving the protein MGDLLGGIPGLIAELASGGNDPHNPHLHLEMVLSSSELALLPFELSTSPKACPSEGQPLSLHPQLTITRRVRRLGGSHIRWPEQPKILFAAADPDSPIPRQAHLLALHRVIAPWVRPYDRSDPKDRADAFQQHITYLRRASIRDIRRACERERQETGKPFTHVHILAHGVKLPKDEVRYGLVLHKVDDADRPDTVDGTRLACALGDSHRGLPEMSPTVVTIASCDAAQQGSVVGAGSSVAHVLHEAGIPLVVACQFPLSFPASIILVVEFYSQLLWGSDPRCVLTNVRQTLKARLGNDLDWASLVAYASFPQDLDEQMEGIRAARADNAVKAALEHAERALEEDSSNRLDNQKEPDTGKGAQEDSPLARSRSRLRKAKGRLEKVARDAESWGLLASSHKQEAQIVYRQGDGPACLDLLNTALRTYEKAWEMERTNHWVATQYLSMASILNHQERNLVRMWRFAAILAEFEIERDDRKARAWAHGSLAELWMIVPLLPDAENELSHERARSRAEAVRHIEKMVALMGLESFHVFSTRRQFRRYLEWFIPMTGSRLDPLGEVAEAIMERLTPPQPPADR